The Trichomycterus rosablanca isolate fTriRos1 chromosome 15, fTriRos1.hap1, whole genome shotgun sequence genome contains a region encoding:
- the LOC134328920 gene encoding protein FAM184B-like: MRMLSESVRKRHLLTSAWKEHLCETQFQQYQENVTSTTEETERARRNLQDVRSLRLMEKEQHRLEEKSMKVCWEEERSTMRQENEELMRRVGELEELRQKDREQQTLLEKRLLLAVEKAEELAAARTEGEEQRSDA, from the coding sequence ATGAGGATGCTCTCCGAGTCAGTGAGGAAGAGGCACCTGCTGACCTCTGCGTGGAAGGAGCACCTCTGCGAGACCCAGTTCCAGCAGTACCAGGAGAACGTGACGTCCACGACCGAGGAGACGGAGAGAGCCAGACGCAACCTGCAGGACGTGCGGAGCCTCCGACTGATGGAGAAAGAGCAACACAGACTGGAGGAGAAAAGTATGAAAGTGTGCTGGGAGGAGGAGAGAAGCACCATGAGGCAGGAGAACGAGGAGCTTATGAGAAGAGTCGGAGAACTAGAGGAGCTCCGACAAAAAGACAGAGAGCAGCAAACACTGCTAGAAAAACGACTCCTGCTAGCTGTGGAGAAAGCCGAAGAGCTAGCGGCCGCGCGAACGGAGGGAGAGGAGCAAAGATCGGACGCATAG